From one Rhodothermales bacterium genomic stretch:
- a CDS encoding peptidase E produces the protein MKRRDFLQTAAVVPAAMLPLPGSRPEPAPSAVRKILVYGGDFDRGFTKYAASLTGKTNPRICFLPTATGDATGYVMRWFETCADLPIRPFVQRSFISSYSQKESFETVFARMDAILVGGGNTLNMMAIWKAQGIDLALRKAWENGVVLGGGSAGSLCWFEHGTTDSRPGELTTVEGLGLIEGSHCPHYDAEGERKPLYWSKIKRGEFKPGYACDDRAGIYFENGEVKQVVALDEKSNAYFVTLAGGEIQETALPHVVLPPAWP, from the coding sequence ATGAAACGTAGAGACTTTTTGCAAACGGCCGCGGTCGTGCCGGCGGCGATGCTGCCGCTTCCCGGGTCGCGACCTGAACCCGCACCTTCCGCCGTCAGGAAAATCTTGGTCTACGGGGGGGACTTTGATCGAGGCTTTACGAAATACGCCGCCTCGCTGACCGGCAAAACCAATCCCCGGATCTGCTTTCTGCCCACGGCAACCGGCGATGCGACCGGCTACGTCATGCGCTGGTTCGAGACATGTGCCGACCTGCCGATCAGACCCTTCGTGCAGCGCTCGTTTATTTCATCCTACAGCCAGAAAGAGTCCTTCGAGACCGTGTTTGCCCGGATGGACGCGATCCTTGTGGGAGGGGGTAACACGCTGAATATGATGGCGATCTGGAAGGCACAGGGGATCGATCTCGCGCTGCGCAAGGCGTGGGAGAACGGGGTGGTGCTGGGCGGAGGAAGTGCGGGTTCGCTGTGCTGGTTCGAGCACGGCACCACCGACTCGCGGCCGGGCGAACTGACCACCGTGGAAGGCCTGGGTTTGATCGAAGGAAGCCACTGTCCGCACTACGACGCCGAAGGGGAGCGAAAACCGCTCTATTGGTCGAAGATCAAACGAGGAGAATTTAAGCCCGGCTACGCGTGCGACGACCGCGCGGGGATATACTTCGAGAACGGGGAGGTCAAACAGGTCGTCGCGCTCGATGAAAAAAGCAACGCCTATTTTGTCACCCTGGCTGGAGGCGAAATTCAAGAGACCGCGCTGCCCCACGTCGTGCTCCCGCCGGCCTGGCCGTGA